The Medicago truncatula cultivar Jemalong A17 chromosome 4, MtrunA17r5.0-ANR, whole genome shotgun sequence genome includes a region encoding these proteins:
- the LOC112421114 gene encoding protein ALP1-like: protein MEIDSLFPSSFEDYSHFFPELEQPNVNTKKRNHPEDSSQSQSELHYQWIDVKNTNNNFNDTNSLNNFLTTLIQMDTPQQQIPTTTTTTTMNNSSFEIDFDFDELTSSPPKKQRRDTHAAVATASSSSVMGGPVRRLWVKERPKDWWQKCSSPDFPEEEFRRCFRMSKATFEFICQELESAVSKKNTLLRDAIPGRQRVAVCIWRLATGDPLRLVSKRFGLGISTCHKLVLEVCAAIKKVLMPKFITWPDENKMNLIKQEFEGLFGMPNVGGSMYTTHIPIIAPKNNVNSYFNKRQTQRNQKTAYSVTVQGVVDAKGVFTDVFLGYPGSYNDDQVLEKSVMYQRAMTGNLKDSWVVGNSGFPLMDGILVPYTHQNLTWTQHAFNEKVEDIQKLSKDAFAKVKGRWSCLQKRIEVKIEELPGVLGACCVLHNICEMRNEKMDPAWNFELFDDEMVAENGVKSVAAAQARDNIAHDLLHRGRVGNTFL from the coding sequence ATGGAGATTGATTCActatttccttcttcttttgaaGATTATTCCCATTTTTTCCCTGAATTGGAACAGCCAAATGTAAACACAAAGAAAAGAAATCACCCCGAAGATTCATCACAATCACAATCGGAGTTACATTATCAATGGATTGATGtgaaaaacaccaacaacaacttcaatgaTACTAATTCTTTAAACAACTTCCTTACTACTCTCATTCAAATGGATACACCACAACAACAaataccaacaacaacaacaacaacaacaatgaacaACTCTAGCTTTGAGATTGATTTTGACTTCGACGAGTTGACATCATCACCTCCAAAGAAACAGCGTCGCGACACACATGCTGCTGTCGCGACTGCTAGTTCTTCTTCAGTAATGGGGGGTCCAGTAAGACGGTTATGGGTGAAAGAACGTCCAAAAGACTGGTGGCAGAAATGCAGCAGTCCAGACTTTCCCGAAGAAGAGTTCAGGAGATGTTTCCGGATGAGCAAAGCAACGTTCGAGTTTATATGCCAAGAACTTGAATCAGCTGTTTCAAAGAAAAACACTTTGCTAAGGGATGCAATTCCGGGGCGGCAGCGCGTGGCGGTTTGTATCTGGAGACTCGCCACCGGTGATCCTCTAAGGCTGGTTTCAAAGAGGTTCGGTTTGGGTATATCCACCTGTCATAAGCTGGTTCTTGAGGTTTGTGCTGCAATCAAGAAAGTTCTTATGCCAAAGTTTATTACTTGGCCTGATGAAAATAAGATGAATTTGATTAAACAAGAGTTTGAGGGTCTTTTTGGAATGCCAAATGTTGGTGGTTCAATGTATACCACACATATTCCAATAATTGCACCTAAGAACAATGTGAATTCTTATTTCAATAAGAGGCAGACTCAGAGGAACCAGAAAACTGCATACTCTGTTACTGTTCAAGGTGTGGTTGATGCTAAAGGGGTTTTCACTGATGTTTTTCTTGGTTACCCTGGTTCTTATAATGATGATCAAGTTTTGGAGAAATCTGTAATGTATCAGAGAGCTATGACAGGGAATTTGAAAGATTCTTGGGTTGTTGGAAATTCTGGGTTCCCTTTGATGGATGGAATTTTGGTTCCTTATACACATCAGAATCTTACTTGGACACAGCACGCGTTTAATGAGAAAGTGGAAGATATTCAGAAGCTGAGTAAGGATGCGTTTGCAAAGGTGAAAGGAAGGTGGTCTTGTTTGCAGAAGAGGATAGAGGTGAAGATTGAGGAGTTGCCTGGTGTTCTTGGTGCTTGTTGTGTTTTGCATAATATTTGTGAAATGAGGAATGAGAAGATGGATCCTGCATGGAATTTTGAActttttgatgatgaaatgGTTGCTGAGAATGGTGTGAAATCTGTTGCTGCTGCTCAAGCTAGGGATAATATTGCTCATGATTTGTTGCATCGTGGTCGTGTTGGCAATacttttttataa